In the genome of Candidatus Binataceae bacterium, the window GTCACGCGCTGGCGCGCCGTGCGTCGCTTGTCCAGCCGCACCCGGATGCCGACGTGGCGATAGCCCTTACGCTTGCTCGATTGGTCCGATGGAATTTCGCGCAGCGCCCGCCGCTCGAGGTTCGGCAACTCCAGATCCTCGAACATAATCTCGATCAGCTCTTCGAGCGAAACGTCGGTCTCGTAATAATCGACTCCCGGCTGATCCCCGGCCTTGCCCTCGCCTTTGCCCTGACCCTCGCCGGTCTTGCCGACGACCTGCCCCGGCTGCGCATTGCCGTCCCCGGTGCCGACGCCCGGCGCATTGTCGCCGTAGACGAAGCGGTATTCCTTGATCCCGCGCAGCGGAACCTTGATTACCTTGTCCTTGTTTTTGCCGATGATCGATTCTTCGGCGATGATATCCGCGATATTCTCGCGAATCGATTCGCGAACCTTTTCGCGATGACGCAAGCGGTCGCCCGCAGAACGGTCCGACCGCTCAGCTTCCGACGGACGATACTCGCGAAAAATCGTGTCGCTCATACTTCGTCCCCGCTACCACCAGTCAACATTATACTCTGTCCGACCCAGTGAAACGACGTGCGTTGCACCCCGCGTCCGCGCAAAAAAGCCCCGCGCGGCTACTCCGAACTGGAATGCCGGGCGGGGCCCCTTGGACGCTTTACCGAATGGCTAATCCTTCCACAGATTGTTCGCGGCGTATTTCAGCACGACATCGACGCACGATTCGCAATAGCCGTGCTCGAGCAGGTTCTTGACCATCGAGTTGTACTTGTCGCTCTGCTCTTCATCGCGCGTGCGCGCCTTCGTGATGATCCGCGACATGTCGCGCACCGAGGTCATCAGCTTCTTTTCGATCGCCTCTTTGAGCGGCTCGTAACTCCGATAGCTGACCTTCTCGCCGCGCCGCGAGGACGCCCACAAATACGCGATGACCTCCTGCCGGAAGCCGTCCGCCGCCGAGCCGATGATCGCTATCTGCTCTTCGATCGACTTGAGGAAGCCCTCATCCGGCACGAGCTCTTCTTTGGTATTGCGATCGCGCACCTTGGTCTTGTTGACGAAGGCCTCGGCATGATCGAGGTAGTTCTGGAAGAGCGCTTCGGCCTGCTCCTGGTACGAGAAAACAAACGCCTGCGTGATCTCCTTTTCGAGCAGATCCAGATATTCCTTGTGCAGCGTGTCCTGCAGGAACTCCAGGTACTGCTTGCGCATGTCGTCGGCGAGGTCCGCTTCCTTGACCATCGAGATCAGCGATTCGCGCACATTGATCGGATTTATGCAGTTGCCGGTGACGTTGTCGGACAGCGCGTTGTCGAGCCCCTTCATGATGAAGCGCGTCGAAATGCCGTTCATGCCTTCGCGCTTGGTGTCCTCTTTCAGTTCCTGCACGTCGATCTTCTTGGTGCGCCCCTTCTCGACCACTTCCTCGCCATTGTAAAGCCGCAGCTTGGTCATCAGATCGCACTTCGAGGTCGGCTCGAGCCGCGACAGGATCGCAAACATCGAGGCCAGCTCGAGCGTATGCGGCGCGACGTGCGCGCGGAAATCCGAGTTGCGGATAATCTTCTGATAGATCTTTACTTCTTCCGACAGCCGCAGATTGTACGGCACCTTGACGACCACGATGCGGTCGAGGATCGCTTCGTTGGTATGGTCGGCCTTGAACTTCTGCCACTCGGCCTCGTTCGAGTGCGCGATGATGCAGGTATCGACATAAACCATGCCGTGACGGCCCGGCGCTGGAATCACCTTCTCCTGCGTCGCCGTGATCATCGCGTGCAGATACTCAGTCTCGTTCTTGAACACCTCGATGAACTCGACCATCCCGCGATTGCCGACGTTCAGCGCGCCGTTCAACTCGAGCACCCGCGGATCGCCCTCCGAGTAGCGATCCAGCTTCGAGATGTCCTCCGAGCCGATCAGCACCGAGGTGACCTGATTGTTCGGATCCACCGGCGGCACCACGCCGACGCCGACCCGGTTGCGCTTCGAGAAATTCCGCGTCTCAATCGGAAACTCCTCGTAGCGTAGCTGGAATTCCTCCTTCAGCCGGTAGCGGCACACCGGACACAGATCGCCTTCGATATTCACCCCGAGCATCTTCTCGAACTCGCGCCGCAGATGGCGCGGGATCAGATGCAGCGGCTCTTCATGCATAGGACAGCCCACGATCGCGTAGACCGGCGCCGCTTCTTCCAGCCCGCGATGCACTCGCTCGACCAGCGAGCTCTTGCCCGAGCCCACCGGACCCATCAGGTAGAGCACCTGCCGGCTCTCCTCACCCTTGAGTGAGGCGGAATGGAAATAGCGGACGATCTGCGCGAGCGTGCGCTCGATCCCGAAAAACTCGTCCGCAAAGAAATTGTAAACTTTGATCGGCTCGTCTTTGTACAACCGCTTGGTGCGCGGATCGTCGGTCTCGTGGATATTGCGCGTCCCCGTCGTCATCAACATGTCGTAGATGCGCGCGTGCGACATCTTGGTGACGGTCGGATCCGATTTCACGACTTCAAGATAATCGAGCAGAGTTCCGCTCCATTGCTTCGACTCGCGCTCGGCGCGATCGCGCTGGATTACCTGCTCGAAGGTAAGGGTCTCGGCCATCAGCTGACTCCTTGGTTAAGCGACTGAATTACCAAAAGCCATTCACCGTTTAAGTGAACGCCAGGCAGGCGCAGCAGAGGAAAATTGTTGGACGTGCTGTTCTCAAGCGCATCCTCTGGTCGAGTATAAGTACGGCTGATTAAATGACGCAAGACAAACTTTTTCACCGAGGCCGCGTTATCCACATATTTGGCGACTGGTCTTTGCTTGTCGCTGTCGCGCCGCCCTCATTATTTCGACGCTATCTCAGACCCCATAATTCAGCCTCCGTCGAAAACCTCGCTCACCGCCAGGCTTTCTCCGACTACCAGCCGGCCGCGATCATTTTCGACCCGCGCCGCGAACACGCGCTCATCGTGCGCGAACGATACCCACCAGCGTTCTGCGACGGCGCGCGCAAGATAGAACGCCTTCTGCTCCATCGTGCGCAACGCGTCTAGATCGAACGCCTGATTCCACGGTCCGCGCATATGCGATCGCGTCGGCGCGATATCCGCCAGATGCGCGAAAGCCTCCCCCTGCGAGCGCACGACGGCAATCTGATGATCGCTCGTATGGCCGCCGGTTACCGTCGCGACCACCCCGGGCGTCAGTTCGACGTCGCCGGTCACGCCTTCGAGCAAACCCGCTACCGGCGCGAGGCACTCAGCGACGTGCCGATAGGCCGCGCGCAGCCGCTCGTTGCGCGTCCGCTGCGCGATTTCGATTTCACCCTGCTGCACAAAGATCCGCGCGCGCGGGAAAGCCGGTTCAAACCCGCCCGCCGCGCGCCGCCGCACAATCCCGCCGCAATGATCGAAGTGCAGATGAGACAGCAGCACGTGCGTGATATCGCCCGGCTCCATCCCGAGCATCCTCAACCCATCGATCAGCCAGCCCTCTCCATGAGCGAAGATGCGCCGCTCCACCGCGCCCAGCCGATTGCCGATGCCCGTATCCACCAGGATCGCTTCGCCGCCGCGCATGATCAGCGGACAAGTAAGATTGAGGCGGATACGGTTCTGTTCGTCGGCCGGATGCTCCCGCTGCCACAACTCGCGCGGCACCACCCCGAACATGCAGCCGCCGTCGTTGCGCCAGATACCATCGGAGAGAAAGGCGATAGTGAATTCGCCGACCGTGATTTTCTCAGGCTTCTGCATCGCCGATTGCTATTCCTCTTTTACGTAAGCGATCAGATTCCCGTGAGCCACAAGCCCAGCACCAGCGCCGTCGCGCCCAGAATCACGATGGATCCGTACCAAGGCGCCAGCTCGCGCATTACGAAGGGAGGCTCGGCGTTCGCGTCGTCGTTCAACCCGATCAGCTTGCCGCGGCCGATCACGATCGCCAGCGCCCACGCCATCACAGAGAAAATCAGCAGTTTCGCGGTGACGATGATCACGAACTGTCGCGGCAGCGAGTAGCTGTGCGCGCGTGCCGCAAAAGCCAGGTTGATTATGCCTGTAATCGGAACGATACATGCGCATCCGACGGCGAGTCGGTTAAGTAGCGGAAGTGTGCGGACGGCGAACTCCCGCAACTCCGTAGCCGCACCAGCCAGCGCGAGCGACGCCAAGACGAAGCTGCCGCAAATTCCAATCCAGCCCGCGCCCGCCAGCACATGAAGCCACAGCGCCGCGGTCTTTAGCGACACTTTAGCCCGGCAGTAGCAGTCAAAGCGGCGGGTTCGCGCTGCCGTCGAAGCGTCCGCCGCGGACCCCCGCCTACTCGGTTTCTCCCTGGCTCTGTAGCTGTTGAATCTGGCGGCGCTGATTTTCGATCTCGCTCTGCTGCGACTGGATCTGCGATTGCGTCTGCGTCTGCGCGTTATCCTGATTCTGCATATAATTGCCGACGGCGAAACCGCCCACGCCGCCGATCGCGCCGCCGATCGCCGCTCCCGCCGCCGGTGCGCCGACCGCCGCGCCGATAATCGCGCCCGTGCCCGCGCCGACCAGGGCGCCGATACCCGTGCCCTTCTCGCGCGTGCTCAAAGGCTGCCCCGAGCAGCCGAATATCCCGATCACCATCACCGCCGCAACCAACAGTGTGATGGCCTTTTTTGCCAGCGAATT includes:
- a CDS encoding MBL fold metallo-hydrolase — translated: MQKPEKITVGEFTIAFLSDGIWRNDGGCMFGVVPRELWQREHPADEQNRIRLNLTCPLIMRGGEAILVDTGIGNRLGAVERRIFAHGEGWLIDGLRMLGMEPGDITHVLLSHLHFDHCGGIVRRRAAGGFEPAFPRARIFVQQGEIEIAQRTRNERLRAAYRHVAECLAPVAGLLEGVTGDVELTPGVVATVTGGHTSDHQIAVVRSQGEAFAHLADIAPTRSHMRGPWNQAFDLDALRTMEQKAFYLARAVAERWWVSFAHDERVFAARVENDRGRLVVGESLAVSEVFDGG
- a CDS encoding glycine zipper domain-containing protein; translation: MNSLAKKAITLLVAAVMVIGIFGCSGQPLSTREKGTGIGALVGAGTGAIIGAAVGAPAAGAAIGGAIGGVGGFAVGNYMQNQDNAQTQTQSQIQSQQSEIENQRRQIQQLQSQGETE